A window of Ananas comosus cultivar F153 linkage group 4, ASM154086v1, whole genome shotgun sequence contains these coding sequences:
- the LOC109708695 gene encoding RING-H2 finger protein ATL64-like, which produces MANDSSHNTTTTTTNHSHHFTFGHLLLFTSFITFFALLTILLCCCCILLLIQNRLHRRGGDAATSTASSAATPTTATASEALSKLSVFVFSSSSSPSAAGMNGKKLECAVCLAEFKDGEKGRLLPRCNHSFHIECIDAWLDSRSTCPLCRATV; this is translated from the coding sequence ATGGCCAATGACTCCTCTCataacaccaccaccaccaccaccaatcACAGCCACCACTTCACTTTTGGACACCTCCTCCTCTTCACAAGCTTCATAACCTTCTTTGCACTCCTAACCATCCTCTTATGCTGTTGCTGCATCCTCCTCCTAATCCAAAACAGGCTACATCGGAGAGGCGGTGATGCCGCGACCTCCACCGCCTCCTCAGCTGCGACGCCGACAACCGCTACCGCTTCCGAAGCCCTTTCGAAACTATCCGTCTTcgtgttttcttcttcttcttctccttctgcGGCGGGGATGAATGGAAAGAAGTTAGAGTGCGCGGTGTGCTTGGCGGAGTTCAAAGACGGCGAAAAGGGCCGGCTACTGCCGAGGTGTAACCACAGTTTTCATATAGAGTGTATAGATGCGTGGCTCGATTCTCGTTCTACATGTCCATTATGTCGCGCCACGGTTTAA
- the LOC109708697 gene encoding pectinesterase-like, which yields MAPHNTRTHITTHILWIFSSLLFLSTSLPTEPSPSAPVDPTTACHVTPDPTFCRSILPPGGSHSLYSYGRFSLAESLSSAYRILTFIDRYLSDNTASQLSPTAIGALRDCRLLSALNVNFLTSTISALNNSTDALVDTTTETVQTLLSALLTNHQTCCDGLQAAAPSWSAQTGIAAPMFNSSRLYSVSLALFTKAWNPECRGGRYRGGFTPPRVRNPPPGRRHGRTLLFHELKRRLGRRLLQAGESTGVVLIADMVTVSQDGSENYATIGAAVAAAPTNLDGSTGYYLIYVVAGVYQEYVSIPSNKRYLMMVGDGINQTVITGNRSVGDRWTTFSSATFAVLGRGFVGVGMTIRNTAGATKGQAAALRNGADLSTFYSCSIEGYQDTLYVHSMRQFFRECDVYGTIDFIFGNAAVVFQNCNIYARLPLWGQGNTITAQARSDPNQNTGTSMQGCRFVAAPELAAAQGLVRTFLGRPWQAYSRTVIMQSFMDKLIDPRGWTPWSGNFGLSTLYYAEYKNNGPGSGTSGRVTWPGYHDIISSGDASNFTASSFILGDNWLPQTGVAYSSGLL from the exons ATGGCTCCCCATAATACTCGTACACATATTACCACCCACATTCTCTGGatcttctcctccctcctcttcctctccaccTCTCTCCCCACCGAGCCCTCCCCCTCGGCCCCCGTGGACCCCACCACGGCCTGCCACGTCACCCCGGACCCCACCTTCTGCAGATCCATCCTCCCACCGGGCGGGTCCCACAGCCTCTACTCCTACGGCCGCTTCTCCCTCGCCGAGTCGCTCTCCAGCGCCTACCGTATCCTCACCTTCATCGACCGTTACCTCTCCGACAACACCGCTTCACAACTGTCACCAACCGCCATTGGAGCACTTCGCGACTGCCGACTCCTCTCCGCCCTCAACGTCAACTTTTTGACGTCTACTATATCGGCTTTGAACAACAGCACTGACGCGCTGGTAGACACGACAACAGAGACGGTGCAGACGCTGCTGTCTGCTCTCCTCACCAACCACCAGACCTGCTGCGACGGCCTGCAGGCTGCGGCGCCTTCGTGGTCGGCGCAGACCGGCATCGCAGCGCCTATGTTTAACAGCTCGAGGCTGTACAGCGTCTCCCTAGCCCTCTTCACTAAGGCATGGAACCCTGAGTGTAGGGGAGGGAGGTACCGCGGCGGGTTCACGCCGCCAAGGGTTCGGAACCCGCCGCCGGGCCGACGCCATGGAAGGACGCTTCTGTTTCATGAG CTCAAGAGGAGGTTAGGCCGTCGGCTACTCCAAGCTGGAGAGTCGACTGGGGTGGTGTTGATAGCCGACATGGTTACAGTAAGTCAAGACGGAAGCGAAAACTACGCAACCATCGGAgcagcggtggcggcggcaccgACGAACTTGGACGGAAGCACCGGATACTATCTGATATACGTGGTTGCAGGTGTGTACCAAGAGTATGTGTCGATACCTTCTAATAAGAGGTATTTAATGATGGTCGGCGATGGGATCAATCAAACGGTGATTACAGGCAATCGCAGCGTGGGTGATCGGTGGACCACCTTTAGCTCAGCAACATTTG CTGTCCTTGGCCGAGGATTCGTGGGCGTAGGGATGACAATCAGGAACACCGCAGGCGCGACGAAAGGCCAAGCCGCGGCCCTCCGCAATGGTGCCGACCTCTCGACGTTCTACAGCTGCAGCATCGAGGGCTATCAAGACACACTCTACGTCCACTCCATGAGACAATTCTTTCGAGAATGCGATGTATACGGAACGATCGATTTCATCTTCGGTAACGCAGCAGTCGTGTTTCAGAACTGCAACATCTACGCCCGGCTCCCCTTATGGGGCCAAGGCAACACAATCACGGCGCAGGCACGGTCGGACCCGAACCAGAACACGGGCACGTCGATGCAGGGATGCCGGTTCGTCGCGGCCCCTGAACTGGCTGCGGCGCAGGGCCTCGTGCGGACATTTCTCGGCCGGCCGTGGCAAGCGTACTCGCGGACCGTGATCATGCAATCGTTCATGGACAAATTGATTGATCCACGAGGGTGGACTCCGTGGTCAGGGAACTTCGGGTTGAGTACATTGTACTATGCCGAGTACAAAAACAATGGACCTGGTTCAGGGACTAGTGGACGAGTAACATGGCCCGGATATCACGATATAATTAGCAGCGGCGATGCGAGTAACTTTACAGCGAGTAGCTTCATTTTGGGGGATAATTGGTTGCCACAAACTGGTGTGGCCTACTCAAGTGGGTTGCTttga
- the LOC109709346 gene encoding dual specificity protein phosphatase PHS1-like isoform X1 codes for MEQGDPEENHPSSSSSSPSPTIILPPKEKGEEEEEREIKFSSRVVSLLLGDLSSPGQAFEKWLALVRKRSARFRPSGFPRRNSRTESMPSGCLSPLSHHDQSGRRTDASEIGGDVVNTPECDQPPEMSLWDRLGKAAMLDIESSDFSWDLLSSLHHTEHNSSTEHSEDEMSKVLEVTVNSGGVVFFALFNSPVNDEQLPNEAAAVIKVTSSRMATQSERLGYELAKWLGLHTPQARVIHNSSSEWQWIKDATEKAREAAGSNRDEAGEMTCSELLEALELSRCLFLMNYVHGSPLLESSHAFDFPEAAKITAFALGRVLMLDLILRNEDRLPCRQLGWRGNTANLMIADRSASANMNALEEANNHSRGFNPILSSVFQKDRRSNSAHSRLGLVKSEILSQNSDSFRKGRVTYEVKNDKFHIVAIDSGVPRRPPAGKRAQDQERYPKLVELILNNADYSSNLLYEISGGKLGFPGPEEVIPAIDSCTSLSEADMAAAVHEFRGGFRAALRNLQGFHLFLLTLYQKLDGLLRVFLSIINKSSGESEKDDFGTSDSSSIHSTGFGFSSPPTSKQQMGSEPSSDAEMHQKFTPKSTSSSGSRGSSDSVSPLYRDNWHGRYFKGSGEPPRSLRLTMKLRDFNKFYKADTELSKEIDQWNELLRTDVVKLCQDNNFNTGFFEGSDNNIVVDAYELKVRLEHILERIALISDAANTERPSLVTGNLFIGGALAARSMYTLQHLGITHILCLCSNEIGQSDSQYLDVFEYKNFSISDDEDADISDLFEEASDFIDNVEKSGGKVLVHCFEGKSRSATVVLAYLMLRKGYTLSEAWNMLKKVHRRAQPNDGFAKVLLELDKRLHGKASMHWQHRRPAMKVCPICGENAGLSTSSLKLHLQKSHKRLSSGSVDSAMTMEIQKALEMLEISRGGSVSPTQKIPQSLNDRLSRR; via the exons atGGAACAAGGAGATCCAGAGGAGAaccacccctcctcctcctcctcctccccctcccccaccaTCATTTTACCCCCCAAG GAAaaaggcgaggaggaggaggagagagagatcaagTTCTCTTCTAGG GTGGTTTCGCTGCTATTGGGAGATCTGTCGAGCCCCGGACAGGCGTTCGAGAAATGGCTGGCGCTGGTTCGTAAGCGGAGTGCGAGGTTTCGGCCTTCGGGGTTTCCGCGTCGGAATTCGAGGACGGAGTCGATGCCGAGCGGGTGCCTCTCCCCGCTTAGCCACCATGATCAGAG TGGTAGGAGAACAGATGCAAGTGAGATTGGTGGCGATGTTGTTAATACGCCAGAATGTGACCAGCCGCCAGAGATGAGTTTATGGGACAGGCTGGGAAAGGCTGCTATGTTGGACATTGAATCGAGCGACTTCTCCTGGGATTTGTTATCGTCTCTTCATCACACAGAACACAATAGCAGCACCGAGCATTCTGAAGATGAAATGAGCAAAGTTCTAGAG GTGACAGTAAATTCTGGTGGAGTTGTTTTCTTTGCTTTGTTCAATTCTCCAGTTAATGATGAACAATTGCCAAACGAAGCAGCTGCTGTTATAAAAGTTACATCGTCAAGGATGGCCACACAATCTGAACGTTTGGGTTATGAGTTGGCAAAATGGCTCGGACTGCATACTCCTCAA GCTAGAGTAATTCATAATTCTAGTTCCGAATGGCAATGGATAAAAGATGCCACTGAGAAGGCACGAGAAGCGGCAGGTTCAAACAGAGATGAAGCAGGTGAAATGACTTGTTCGGAGTTGCTGGAAGCTCTTGAGTTGAGCCGATGCCTTTTCCTAATGAA CTATGTTCACGGCTCACCTTTACTCGAGAGCTCGCATGCATTTGATTTTCCAGAAGCCGCCAAAATTACTGCTTTCGCCCTTGGAAGGGTCTTGATGTTGGACCTTATACTTCGGAATGAGGATCGGCTCCCCTGCCGCCAGCTTGGCTGGCGCGGTAATACTGCAAATCTCATGATTGCTGATCGATCAGCATCCGCAAACATGAATGCTTTGGAAGAAGCCAACAATCATTCTAGAGGCTTTAATCCAATTTTATCTAGTGTTTTTCAGAAAGATAGAAGATCAAACTCGGCACATAGTCGATTAGGTTTGGTCAAATCCGAAATATTGTCTCAAAACTCGGATTCATTTAGAAAAGGACGAGTTACTTATGAAGTGAAAAATGACAAATTTCATATTGTGGCCATTGATTCTGGTGTTCCTCGCCGACCACCAGCCGGAAAGCGTGCACAAGACCAAGAGCGATACCCAAAATTAGTCGAGCTCATATTGAACAATGCAGACTATTCCTCCaatttattatatgaaatatCCGGTGGTAAACTAGGGTTTCCTGGACCAGAAGAGGTAATTCCTGCGATCGATTCATGTACCTCTCTCTCTGAGGCCGACATGGCTGCTGCTGTTCATGAATTTCGAGGCGGATTTCGCGCCGCCCTCAGGAACTTGCAAGGATTCCATCTTTTCCTTCTCACACTATACCAAAAGTTGGATGGCCTTCTACGAGTTTTTCTTTCCATTATTAACAAAAGCTCCGGAGAATCTGAGAAAGATGATTTTGGGACTTCAGATTCATCGTCGATACATTCAACTGGATTTGGGTTCTCTTCTCCCCCTACATCTAAGCAACAGATGGGTAGTGAACCGTCTAGTGATGCCGAAATGCACCAGAAATTTACTCCAAAGTCTACGTCGTCTTCTGGATCACGTGGAAGCTCGGATTCGGTTTCTCCTCTTTATAGGGACAATTGGCACGGTCGATATTTTAAAGGGAGTGGAGAACCGCCTCGCAGTCTTAGATTGACAATGAAGCTGCGGGACTTTAATAAGTTTTACAAG GCAGACACCGAGTTGAGCAAAGAAATCGATCAGTGGAACGAACTGCTTAGGACGGATGTGGTCAAATTGTGCCAAGATAACAATTTTAATACGGGATTCTTCGAGGGAAGTGATAACAACATTGTTGTAGATGCCTATGAGCTTAAG GTGAGACTCGAGCATATTCTTGAGAGGATAGCTTTAATCTCTGACGCTGCGAATACCGAACGGCCATCTCTGGTTACAGGTAACTTGTTTATTGGTGGAGCACTCGCTGCGAGGTCTATGTACACCCTTCAACACTTGGGTATAACTCATATATTGTGCTTATGTTCAAATGAGATTGGGCAATCGGATTCTCAGTATCTCGACGTTTTCGAGTACAAGAATTTTTCA ATAAGCGATGATGAGGATGCCGACATCAGTGATCTCTTTGAGGAAGCTTCAGATTTTATCGACAATGTTGAGAAATCTGGCGGGAAAGTACTGGTCCATTGTTTCGAAGGGAAAAGCCGAAGCGCCACTGTCGTGCTTGCTTATTTAATGCTGAGAAA GGGCTACACTCTCTCCGAAGCATGGAACATGCTGAAGAAGGTCCACCGCCGAGCTCAACCCAACGACGGGTTTGCCAAAGTACTTTTGGAACTCGACAAGCGGCTTCACGGGAAAGCTTCCATGCATTGGCAGCACAGGAGGCCGGCGATGAAAGTCTGCCCAATATGCGGAGAGAACGCGGGGCTGAGCACGAGCTCATTAAAGCTCCATCTCCAAAAGTCGCACAAGAGGCTTTCGTCGGGAAGCGTAGATAGTGCCATGACTATGGAGATTCAGAAGGCTCTCGAAATGCTTGAAATAAGCCGCGGCGGGAGCGTCAGCCCGACTCAAAAGATTCCGCAGTCGTTGAATGATCGGCTTTCTCGCAGATGA
- the LOC109709347 gene encoding uncharacterized protein LOC109709347, with amino-acid sequence MAAASPSVLLLLLFLPLVLSLAIAVAASQPNPNKKVIEETCKCTTVHSALCVEALTAVDMGGAAADARGLAAVAVRLAERNATGTAEEVARLRDEAEARGAAGEGEEECLGECEELYEDTVEQLEGAAAALEAGKFADAAAAAEAALAGVRVCQDGCRAVPDHKNVLTKRNGDVSRLCSIAISIIRLLH; translated from the coding sequence ATGGCTGCTGCATCGCCctccgtcctcctcctcctcctcttcctccctctcGTCCTCTCTCTCGCAATCGCCGTTGCCGCATCACAGCCTAACCCTAACAAGAAGGTCATCGAGGAGACGTGCAAGTGCACGACGGTGCACTCCGCGCTGTGCGTGGAGGCGCTGACGGCGGTGGACATGGGGGGTGCGGCGGCGGACGCGCGGGGgctggcggcggtggcggtgcggCTGGCGGAGAGGAACGCGAcggggacggcggaggaggtggcgcGGCTGCGGGACGAGGCGGAGGCGCGGGGggcggcgggggagggggaggaggagtgCCTCGGGGAGTGCGAGGAGCTGTACGAGGACACCGTGGAGCAGCTcgagggggcggcggcggcgctcgagGCTGGCAAGTTCGCCGacgcggcggccgcggcggaggcggcgctgGCCGGGGTCCGGGTGTGCCAGGACGGGTGCCGCGCCGTGCCGGACCACAAGAACGTCCTCACCAAGCGCAACGGCGACGTCAGCAGGCTCTGCAGCATCGCCATCTCCATCATCCGCCTCCTCCACTGA
- the LOC109708538 gene encoding RING-H2 finger protein ATL64-like yields MEREETHGVKMERNRGGNRTFPVPGGGGGGSGAAVAPPQGYELSGKIMLCSVVVLFASVLLVLFLHLYLRWRILRRSSSFLRRREPRLVFSGEGDAAAAPRGLDPAVLGSLPVIVFSHGGGGGDEEEGVVAECAVCLSEFAEGEKVRTLPRCGHRFHIQCIDMWFLSHSTCPLCRSAVERPPPPPPLIAAAAVECVNPSSSSEPGMGDLRIEVGRGSEEDLVLALGLGFGEKSPGSRMVLLRRLLSRDLRIYRGAEEADHERGEEAPPPPLPGVAAV; encoded by the coding sequence atggagagggaggagacTCACGGTGTCAAAATGGAACGGAATAGGGGCGGTAACCGTACCTTTCCGGTGCCgggaggcggtggcggaggtAGCGGCGCCGCCGTGGCTCCGCCGCAGGGCTACGAATTGAGTGGTAAGATCATGCTGTGCTCCGTCGTCGTCCTCTTCGCCTCCGTActcctcgtcctcttcctccacctCTACCTCCGGTGGCGCATCCTCCgccgctcctcctccttcctccgccgccgcgagcCTCGCCTCGTCTTTTCCGGCGAaggcgacgccgccgccgcccctcgCGGCCTCGACCCCGCTGTGCTCGGATCCCTGCCGGTGATCGTCTTCTCCCACGGCGGGGGCGGAGGagacgaggaggagggggtGGTGGCGGAGTGCGCGGTGTGCCTCAGCGAGTTCGCGGAGGGGGAGAAGGTGCGAACCCTCCCGCGGTGCGGTCACCGCTTCCACATCCAGTGCATCGACATGTGGTTCCTCTCCCACAGCACCTGCCCCCTCTGCCGATCCGCAGTGGAGcggccgccgccacctccgccgcttatcgccgccgccgccgttgaGTGTGTGAATCCATCTTCGTCATCAGAACCCGGAATGGGCGACCTCAGGATCGAGGTGGGGAGGGGATCGGAGGAGGACCTAGTGCTagcgttagggttagggtttggggagaAATCGCCGGGGAGCCGGATGGTGTTGTTGAGGAGGCTTCTGAGTAGGGATTTGAGGATTTATAGAGGTGCAGAGGAGGCCGACCACGAGCGGGGAGAagaggcgccgccgccgccgctaccGGGGGTGGCGGCGGTGTAA
- the LOC109709346 gene encoding dual specificity protein phosphatase PHS1-like isoform X2 has protein sequence MPGKSDSMIVRMVLFGFVEVVSLLLGDLSSPGQAFEKWLALVRKRSARFRPSGFPRRNSRTESMPSGCLSPLSHHDQSGRRTDASEIGGDVVNTPECDQPPEMSLWDRLGKAAMLDIESSDFSWDLLSSLHHTEHNSSTEHSEDEMSKVLEVTVNSGGVVFFALFNSPVNDEQLPNEAAAVIKVTSSRMATQSERLGYELAKWLGLHTPQARVIHNSSSEWQWIKDATEKAREAAGSNRDEAGEMTCSELLEALELSRCLFLMNYVHGSPLLESSHAFDFPEAAKITAFALGRVLMLDLILRNEDRLPCRQLGWRGNTANLMIADRSASANMNALEEANNHSRGFNPILSSVFQKDRRSNSAHSRLGLVKSEILSQNSDSFRKGRVTYEVKNDKFHIVAIDSGVPRRPPAGKRAQDQERYPKLVELILNNADYSSNLLYEISGGKLGFPGPEEVIPAIDSCTSLSEADMAAAVHEFRGGFRAALRNLQGFHLFLLTLYQKLDGLLRVFLSIINKSSGESEKDDFGTSDSSSIHSTGFGFSSPPTSKQQMGSEPSSDAEMHQKFTPKSTSSSGSRGSSDSVSPLYRDNWHGRYFKGSGEPPRSLRLTMKLRDFNKFYKADTELSKEIDQWNELLRTDVVKLCQDNNFNTGFFEGSDNNIVVDAYELKVRLEHILERIALISDAANTERPSLVTGNLFIGGALAARSMYTLQHLGITHILCLCSNEIGQSDSQYLDVFEYKNFSISDDEDADISDLFEEASDFIDNVEKSGGKVLVHCFEGKSRSATVVLAYLMLRKGYTLSEAWNMLKKVHRRAQPNDGFAKVLLELDKRLHGKASMHWQHRRPAMKVCPICGENAGLSTSSLKLHLQKSHKRLSSGSVDSAMTMEIQKALEMLEISRGGSVSPTQKIPQSLNDRLSRR, from the exons ATGCCCGGAAAAAG TGATTCAATGATTGTAAGGATGGTGTTGTTTGGATTTGTGGAGGTGGTTTCGCTGCTATTGGGAGATCTGTCGAGCCCCGGACAGGCGTTCGAGAAATGGCTGGCGCTGGTTCGTAAGCGGAGTGCGAGGTTTCGGCCTTCGGGGTTTCCGCGTCGGAATTCGAGGACGGAGTCGATGCCGAGCGGGTGCCTCTCCCCGCTTAGCCACCATGATCAGAG TGGTAGGAGAACAGATGCAAGTGAGATTGGTGGCGATGTTGTTAATACGCCAGAATGTGACCAGCCGCCAGAGATGAGTTTATGGGACAGGCTGGGAAAGGCTGCTATGTTGGACATTGAATCGAGCGACTTCTCCTGGGATTTGTTATCGTCTCTTCATCACACAGAACACAATAGCAGCACCGAGCATTCTGAAGATGAAATGAGCAAAGTTCTAGAG GTGACAGTAAATTCTGGTGGAGTTGTTTTCTTTGCTTTGTTCAATTCTCCAGTTAATGATGAACAATTGCCAAACGAAGCAGCTGCTGTTATAAAAGTTACATCGTCAAGGATGGCCACACAATCTGAACGTTTGGGTTATGAGTTGGCAAAATGGCTCGGACTGCATACTCCTCAA GCTAGAGTAATTCATAATTCTAGTTCCGAATGGCAATGGATAAAAGATGCCACTGAGAAGGCACGAGAAGCGGCAGGTTCAAACAGAGATGAAGCAGGTGAAATGACTTGTTCGGAGTTGCTGGAAGCTCTTGAGTTGAGCCGATGCCTTTTCCTAATGAA CTATGTTCACGGCTCACCTTTACTCGAGAGCTCGCATGCATTTGATTTTCCAGAAGCCGCCAAAATTACTGCTTTCGCCCTTGGAAGGGTCTTGATGTTGGACCTTATACTTCGGAATGAGGATCGGCTCCCCTGCCGCCAGCTTGGCTGGCGCGGTAATACTGCAAATCTCATGATTGCTGATCGATCAGCATCCGCAAACATGAATGCTTTGGAAGAAGCCAACAATCATTCTAGAGGCTTTAATCCAATTTTATCTAGTGTTTTTCAGAAAGATAGAAGATCAAACTCGGCACATAGTCGATTAGGTTTGGTCAAATCCGAAATATTGTCTCAAAACTCGGATTCATTTAGAAAAGGACGAGTTACTTATGAAGTGAAAAATGACAAATTTCATATTGTGGCCATTGATTCTGGTGTTCCTCGCCGACCACCAGCCGGAAAGCGTGCACAAGACCAAGAGCGATACCCAAAATTAGTCGAGCTCATATTGAACAATGCAGACTATTCCTCCaatttattatatgaaatatCCGGTGGTAAACTAGGGTTTCCTGGACCAGAAGAGGTAATTCCTGCGATCGATTCATGTACCTCTCTCTCTGAGGCCGACATGGCTGCTGCTGTTCATGAATTTCGAGGCGGATTTCGCGCCGCCCTCAGGAACTTGCAAGGATTCCATCTTTTCCTTCTCACACTATACCAAAAGTTGGATGGCCTTCTACGAGTTTTTCTTTCCATTATTAACAAAAGCTCCGGAGAATCTGAGAAAGATGATTTTGGGACTTCAGATTCATCGTCGATACATTCAACTGGATTTGGGTTCTCTTCTCCCCCTACATCTAAGCAACAGATGGGTAGTGAACCGTCTAGTGATGCCGAAATGCACCAGAAATTTACTCCAAAGTCTACGTCGTCTTCTGGATCACGTGGAAGCTCGGATTCGGTTTCTCCTCTTTATAGGGACAATTGGCACGGTCGATATTTTAAAGGGAGTGGAGAACCGCCTCGCAGTCTTAGATTGACAATGAAGCTGCGGGACTTTAATAAGTTTTACAAG GCAGACACCGAGTTGAGCAAAGAAATCGATCAGTGGAACGAACTGCTTAGGACGGATGTGGTCAAATTGTGCCAAGATAACAATTTTAATACGGGATTCTTCGAGGGAAGTGATAACAACATTGTTGTAGATGCCTATGAGCTTAAG GTGAGACTCGAGCATATTCTTGAGAGGATAGCTTTAATCTCTGACGCTGCGAATACCGAACGGCCATCTCTGGTTACAGGTAACTTGTTTATTGGTGGAGCACTCGCTGCGAGGTCTATGTACACCCTTCAACACTTGGGTATAACTCATATATTGTGCTTATGTTCAAATGAGATTGGGCAATCGGATTCTCAGTATCTCGACGTTTTCGAGTACAAGAATTTTTCA ATAAGCGATGATGAGGATGCCGACATCAGTGATCTCTTTGAGGAAGCTTCAGATTTTATCGACAATGTTGAGAAATCTGGCGGGAAAGTACTGGTCCATTGTTTCGAAGGGAAAAGCCGAAGCGCCACTGTCGTGCTTGCTTATTTAATGCTGAGAAA GGGCTACACTCTCTCCGAAGCATGGAACATGCTGAAGAAGGTCCACCGCCGAGCTCAACCCAACGACGGGTTTGCCAAAGTACTTTTGGAACTCGACAAGCGGCTTCACGGGAAAGCTTCCATGCATTGGCAGCACAGGAGGCCGGCGATGAAAGTCTGCCCAATATGCGGAGAGAACGCGGGGCTGAGCACGAGCTCATTAAAGCTCCATCTCCAAAAGTCGCACAAGAGGCTTTCGTCGGGAAGCGTAGATAGTGCCATGACTATGGAGATTCAGAAGGCTCTCGAAATGCTTGAAATAAGCCGCGGCGGGAGCGTCAGCCCGACTCAAAAGATTCCGCAGTCGTTGAATGATCGGCTTTCTCGCAGATGA
- the LOC109708586 gene encoding RING-H2 finger protein ATL17-like: MSLAGANATYPTQVDPPPTGPAQWAARAHGRLLSACLVTLNILLILLFYFYFWRIFWKKPTSPNPTEPNPGATSTSSSPSSTSSSPGTPHHRRLRKPNPEVVAGLPVFVHSSTTSPNTAECAVCLAEFRDGDRGRVLPRCGHRFHLECVDMWAQFHATCPLCRASLEPDSDLEPDSAV; this comes from the coding sequence ATGTCTCTCGCGGGCGCGAACGCGACGTACCCGACCCAAGTCGACCCGCCTCCGACCGGGCCGGCCCAGTGGGCCGCGCGAGCCCACGGGCGGCTCCTCTCGGCGTGCCTCGTTACCCTCAacatcctcctcatcctcctcttcTACTTCTACTTCTGGCGAATCTTCTGGAAGAAACCCACTTCCCCCAACCCCACCGAACCCAACCCCGGCGCCACCTCCACTTCCTCCTCCCCGAGCTCCACTTCCTCCTCCCCCGGAACCCcccaccaccgccgcctccgCAAGCCCAACCCCGAAGTCGTCGCCGGGTTGCCCGTGTTCGTGCACTCGTCGACGACTTCGCCTAACACGGCCGAGTGCGCCGTGTGCTTGGCCGAGTTCAGAGACGGGGATCGGGGCCGGGTTTTGCCCAGATGTGGCCACCGATTCCACCTCGAGTGCGTCGACATGTGGGCCCAATTCCACGCCACGTGCCCCCTGTGTCGCGCCTCGCTCGAGCCCGACTCCGACCTCGAGCCCGACTCGGCCGTGTGA